In Haladaptatus paucihalophilus DX253, the following proteins share a genomic window:
- a CDS encoding methylated-DNA--[protein]-cysteine S-methyltransferase, producing the protein MTYELFARQIELDTTRIAEPRHTIREQLAEYENGRRRQFELTFDFTDGFTGDVHRELRTIAYGDTRTYGQIAERLGTAPIAVGQACARNPIPVVIPCHRVVGTDSLGGYIYPGLKEKLLNFEQANTRETDIATSTGDTTHERF; encoded by the coding sequence ATGACGTACGAACTATTCGCCCGTCAAATCGAGTTAGACACCACACGAATTGCTGAGCCGCGGCATACCATCAGAGAGCAATTGGCTGAATACGAGAACGGTCGTCGCCGTCAGTTCGAACTCACGTTCGATTTTACAGACGGATTCACTGGCGATGTTCATCGAGAACTCCGCACGATCGCATACGGCGACACCCGAACCTACGGGCAGATAGCTGAACGATTGGGAACGGCACCCATCGCTGTCGGCCAAGCCTGCGCACGGAATCCGATTCCGGTGGTCATTCCCTGCCACCGTGTTGTCGGCACAGACTCCCTCGGTGGGTATATCTATCCTGGCCTCAAAGAGAAGCTACTGAACTTTGAGCAGGCGAACACGAGGGAAACCGACATCGCAACGAGCACAGGAGACACTACACATGAACGCTTCTGA
- a CDS encoding AzlC family ABC transporter permease — MRGDKAPAWRAFFVGARTISPFLVGIVPFALVTGATAVRVGMTPSQAVGMSLFMFAGTAQLAAIELMKQAAPMGVVVLTAIVVNVRLVIYSISAGTYFDGENVPRKLLAAYLLTDESYAVTFTRFREETPQVGQRIWFYIGAAGAQWITWQAGTLTGAVFGANIPEIISLDFIIPLTFLALLMPLLTDRAFRVTAIVAAVVSILGANIPFNLGFIVAVIGGISAGVIISSRTKSSSSRLGLTKDRDADTPNGER; from the coding sequence ATGAGGGGAGACAAGGCACCAGCTTGGCGAGCATTCTTTGTCGGTGCGAGAACGATCAGTCCATTTCTTGTCGGAATTGTCCCGTTTGCGCTCGTCACAGGTGCGACAGCAGTACGCGTTGGCATGACCCCAAGTCAGGCAGTTGGAATGTCCCTATTTATGTTCGCTGGGACAGCGCAACTCGCTGCAATCGAGCTCATGAAGCAAGCCGCCCCCATGGGGGTGGTTGTTCTGACGGCCATCGTTGTCAACGTTCGACTCGTCATCTATAGTATTTCAGCTGGCACATATTTTGATGGGGAAAATGTGCCAAGAAAACTACTGGCTGCGTATCTCCTCACTGACGAGTCGTATGCAGTAACGTTCACTCGATTTCGAGAGGAGACACCTCAAGTTGGTCAGCGAATTTGGTTTTACATTGGTGCGGCTGGTGCACAATGGATAACGTGGCAAGCAGGAACATTGACGGGAGCTGTTTTTGGAGCAAATATTCCCGAAATCATCTCTCTGGATTTCATCATTCCGCTAACGTTCTTAGCGCTGTTGATGCCGTTACTCACCGACCGTGCATTTCGAGTCACCGCGATAGTAGCCGCCGTCGTCAGCATTCTCGGTGCGAATATTCCATTCAATCTTGGGTTCATCGTCGCTGTTATAGGAGGAATTTCGGCTGGAGTAATAATCTCCTCTCGAACAAAATCGTCTTCATCGCGATTAGGATTAACAAAGGACAGAGATGCAGACACTCCCAACGGTGAGAGATGA
- a CDS encoding AzlD domain-containing protein: MVTGYDSVMIWVIIVAAGIGTFVLKFLFFLIFSRINEMNPIATKILNFVPAAVLAALVAPSILVISTELNGTLIFDTPKLIAGVIAGAVAYRTNNALWTISVGLLALWTANLVL; the protein is encoded by the coding sequence ATGGTGACTGGCTACGATTCAGTGATGATTTGGGTCATCATCGTTGCAGCGGGTATCGGAACGTTTGTGCTCAAATTCCTCTTCTTTTTGATTTTCAGTAGAATCAACGAGATGAACCCGATAGCTACAAAAATTCTCAATTTTGTGCCAGCCGCAGTGCTTGCCGCATTGGTTGCACCCTCGATCCTCGTGATCTCTACCGAACTAAACGGAACACTTATTTTTGACACACCGAAGCTCATCGCGGGAGTCATTGCAGGGGCGGTTGCCTATCGTACGAATAACGCGCTTTGGACCATCAGTGTTGGACTCCTCGCTCTCTGGACGGCCAATCTGGTCCTCTGA
- a CDS encoding DMT family transporter: MNPYVLLACAIFSELVGTTSLKLSEGFSQPVPSLGVVIGYGLAFYLVSLTLEELPIGVVYGTWAALGIVGVAAIGTVLFNEPIDMIGAIGILLIIGGVYCVTVLSEMSVH, translated from the coding sequence ATGAATCCGTACGTGTTGCTCGCCTGCGCAATCTTCTCCGAACTCGTCGGAACGACATCCCTCAAACTCTCGGAGGGATTCTCGCAACCAGTCCCCAGTCTCGGCGTGGTTATCGGTTACGGGTTGGCGTTCTATCTGGTCTCACTGACGTTGGAGGAACTGCCGATCGGCGTCGTGTACGGAACGTGGGCCGCGTTGGGAATCGTCGGCGTCGCGGCTATCGGCACCGTCCTATTCAACGAACCGATAGATATGATCGGTGCTATCGGAATTCTCCTCATCATCGGCGGTGTATACTGCGTCACCGTCCTTTCAGAGATGTCGGTACACTGA
- a CDS encoding peroxiredoxin produces the protein MQDASRARMPLIGDQFPDLHVNTTHGEMDLPDEYAGEWFVLFSHPGDFTPVCTTEFVSFQQHMDEFDELDVNLIGLSVDRVHSHIKWTEWIEEDMDTEITFPIIADETGTVAESLGMIHPGQGTSTVRSVFIVDPDGILRLLLYYPKEIGRNMDEIVRSVRALVTADDEDVATPANWPNNDMHGDKVLLRPPGDVSAADARREEADAEGYEYHDWWFTLREP, from the coding sequence ATGCAAGACGCCTCCCGAGCACGAATGCCGCTGATCGGCGACCAGTTCCCCGACCTTCACGTGAACACCACGCACGGCGAGATGGACCTCCCCGACGAGTACGCCGGTGAGTGGTTCGTCCTGTTCAGCCATCCCGGCGATTTCACGCCCGTCTGCACGACGGAGTTCGTCTCCTTCCAACAGCACATGGACGAGTTCGACGAACTGGACGTCAACCTCATCGGGCTCTCGGTCGACCGGGTTCACTCGCACATCAAGTGGACCGAATGGATAGAGGAGGACATGGACACCGAGATCACGTTCCCCATCATCGCCGACGAAACCGGCACCGTGGCCGAGTCGCTCGGTATGATCCACCCGGGGCAGGGCACCAGCACCGTCCGCTCCGTGTTCATCGTCGACCCGGACGGCATCCTTCGCCTGCTGCTCTACTATCCGAAGGAAATCGGGCGTAACATGGACGAAATCGTCCGCTCGGTCCGCGCCCTCGTCACCGCCGACGACGAGGACGTGGCGACCCCGGCGAACTGGCCGAACAACGACATGCACGGCGACAAGGTGCTCCTCCGGCCGCCGGGCGACGTTTCCGCCGCCGACGCTCGCCGCGAAGAGGCCGACGCGGAGGGTTACGAGTACCACGACTGGTGGTTCACGCTCCGCGAACCCTGA
- a CDS encoding aconitate hydratase — MSKPVPFDAVREFEVDGTSYKMADLTVLEDEGLCNLDKLPVSIRILLESVLRNVDGETITEEDVRNAASWQPEVPDVELPFTPSRVVLQDLTGVPAVVDLAALRSAADRAGEQPSIVEPEVPIDLVIDHSVQVDYFGSEDAYERNVEMEYERNAERYKALKWAQQAFEDFNVVPPGTGIVHQVNLEYLGRVVHDRDVDGENWLFPDTLVGTDSHTPMIGGIGVVGWGVGGIEAEAAMLGQPITMKLPEVVGVRLTGELPEGATATDLVLHVTEQLRDVGVVDRFVEFFGPGVSNLTVPDRATLSNMAPEQGSTVSVFPVDEATLDYLELTGRKPEHIELVREYLDAQGLFGEQEPEYTETVELDLSTVEPSLAGPKRPQDRVPMGDMRTHFRNLLYDEFGDELGDVDEEAVARWLGEGGAGGNAEGTGASTDGGTVAEPETAEAPAEPDLGELTKRVSVEMDDGSEVEIGHGSVVVSAITSCTNTSNPSVMLAAGLLAKNAVDRGLDVPDYVKTSLAPGSRVVTEYLDASGLLPYLEDLGYNVVGYGCTTCIGNAGPLPDPIETAIDEHGLWTTSVLSGNRNFEARIHPKIRANYLASPPLVVAYGLAGRMDIDLEREPLGTDDDGEPVYLADLWPSSDEIHAAVHDSVDTSMFEDKYASVYEGDERWKGLEAPTGNVYEWDEESTYIREPPFFKDFPLEEPGVADIEDARCLMLLGDTVTTDHISPAGPFGPDLPAGQWLLDHGVEPHEFNTYGSRRGNHEVMMRGTFANVRIENEMLDDVEGGYTIHQPTGEETTVFEASERYREDGTPLVVAAGTEFGTGSSRDWAAKGTDLLGVKATIAESYERIYRDNLVGMGVLPLQFQDGDSWESLGLDGSETFSVHGLDEGLDVKDELAVVAEREDGSTIEFPVTAQVGTPAAVRYVENGGILHLVLRRLLTE, encoded by the coding sequence ATGAGTAAACCAGTCCCGTTCGATGCGGTCCGCGAGTTCGAGGTAGACGGAACCTCGTACAAGATGGCGGACCTCACGGTCCTCGAAGACGAGGGCCTGTGCAACCTCGACAAACTACCGGTGAGTATCCGAATCCTCTTGGAGTCCGTCCTCCGGAACGTCGATGGCGAAACCATCACCGAGGAGGACGTTCGCAACGCCGCCTCGTGGCAACCCGAGGTTCCGGACGTCGAACTCCCATTCACGCCCTCCCGCGTGGTCCTGCAGGACCTCACCGGCGTTCCCGCGGTCGTCGATTTGGCGGCGCTTCGCTCCGCGGCGGACCGTGCGGGCGAGCAACCGTCCATCGTCGAACCCGAGGTTCCCATCGATTTGGTCATCGACCACAGCGTCCAAGTCGATTACTTCGGATCCGAGGACGCCTACGAGCGGAACGTAGAGATGGAGTACGAGCGGAACGCCGAACGGTACAAGGCGCTCAAATGGGCACAACAGGCGTTCGAAGACTTCAACGTCGTCCCGCCGGGAACCGGCATCGTCCACCAGGTGAATCTGGAGTATCTGGGCCGCGTCGTCCACGACCGCGACGTCGATGGGGAGAACTGGTTGTTCCCGGACACGCTGGTCGGGACGGACAGCCACACGCCCATGATCGGCGGCATCGGCGTCGTCGGGTGGGGCGTCGGCGGCATCGAAGCGGAGGCGGCGATGCTCGGCCAACCCATCACGATGAAGCTCCCCGAAGTGGTCGGCGTCCGCCTGACCGGCGAACTGCCCGAGGGCGCGACCGCGACCGACCTGGTTCTGCACGTCACGGAGCAACTGCGCGACGTCGGCGTCGTGGACCGCTTCGTGGAGTTCTTCGGTCCCGGCGTTTCGAACCTCACCGTCCCGGACCGGGCGACGCTCTCGAACATGGCCCCCGAACAGGGATCGACTGTCAGCGTGTTCCCGGTGGACGAGGCGACGCTCGACTACCTCGAACTCACGGGACGCAAACCCGAGCACATCGAACTCGTCCGCGAGTACCTCGACGCGCAAGGGCTGTTCGGCGAGCAGGAACCCGAATACACGGAAACGGTCGAGTTGGACCTCTCGACCGTCGAACCCAGCCTCGCCGGGCCGAAACGCCCCCAAGACCGCGTTCCCATGGGCGACATGCGGACCCACTTCCGAAACCTGCTCTACGACGAGTTCGGAGACGAACTCGGGGACGTGGACGAGGAAGCCGTCGCCCGCTGGCTCGGCGAGGGCGGCGCGGGTGGCAACGCGGAGGGAACCGGCGCGTCCACGGACGGCGGAACGGTGGCGGAGCCGGAAACGGCGGAAGCGCCGGCGGAACCCGACCTCGGTGAACTCACGAAACGCGTGTCCGTCGAGATGGACGACGGGTCCGAGGTCGAAATCGGCCACGGCTCCGTGGTCGTCAGCGCCATCACGAGCTGTACGAACACCTCGAACCCCTCGGTGATGCTCGCCGCGGGGCTGCTCGCCAAGAACGCCGTCGACCGCGGCCTCGACGTCCCCGACTACGTGAAGACGAGCCTCGCGCCGGGAAGCCGCGTCGTCACGGAGTACCTCGACGCGTCCGGCCTCCTCCCGTACCTCGAAGACTTGGGGTACAACGTGGTCGGATACGGCTGTACGACCTGTATCGGCAACGCCGGACCGCTCCCGGACCCCATCGAGACCGCCATCGACGAACACGGTCTCTGGACGACGAGCGTCCTCTCGGGCAACCGGAACTTCGAGGCGCGCATCCACCCGAAGATTCGTGCGAACTACCTCGCCAGTCCGCCGTTGGTCGTCGCCTACGGCCTCGCGGGGCGGATGGACATCGACCTCGAACGCGAACCGCTCGGGACGGACGACGACGGCGAACCGGTCTACCTCGCCGACCTCTGGCCGTCGTCGGACGAGATTCACGCGGCCGTTCACGACAGCGTGGACACGTCGATGTTCGAGGACAAGTACGCCTCCGTGTACGAGGGCGACGAGCGCTGGAAGGGCCTCGAAGCGCCGACCGGAAACGTGTACGAGTGGGACGAGGAGTCCACGTACATCCGCGAACCGCCGTTCTTCAAGGACTTCCCGCTGGAGGAACCCGGCGTCGCGGACATCGAGGACGCGCGCTGTCTCATGTTGCTCGGCGACACCGTGACCACCGACCACATCAGTCCCGCCGGTCCCTTCGGCCCGGACCTGCCCGCGGGCCAGTGGCTCCTCGACCACGGCGTCGAACCGCACGAGTTCAACACCTACGGGTCGCGGCGCGGCAACCACGAAGTGATGATGCGCGGCACGTTCGCCAACGTGCGAATCGAGAACGAGATGTTGGACGACGTGGAGGGCGGCTACACCATCCACCAGCCGACCGGCGAGGAGACGACCGTCTTCGAGGCGTCCGAGCGCTACCGGGAGGACGGAACCCCGCTCGTCGTCGCCGCCGGGACGGAGTTCGGAACGGGGTCGAGCCGCGACTGGGCGGCGAAAGGAACCGACCTGCTGGGCGTGAAGGCCACCATCGCGGAGAGCTACGAGCGCATCTACCGTGACAACCTCGTCGGCATGGGCGTCCTGCCGCTCCAGTTCCAGGACGGGGATTCGTGGGAATCGCTCGGCCTCGACGGGTCCGAGACGTTCTCCGTCCACGGCCTCGACGAGGGACTCGACGTCAAAGACGAACTCGCGGTCGTCGCGGAACGTGAGGACGGTTCGACAATCGAATTCCCGGTGACCGCCCAAGTGGGAACGCCCGCGGCGGTTCGGTACGTCGAGAACGGCGGCATCCTCCACCTCGTCCTTCGGCGGTTGCTCACGGAGTGA
- a CDS encoding class I SAM-dependent methyltransferase, whose translation MEPDDNRRTWAERSGAYSPAYYARIGANEVSDTLRTVFEYYVEEDAAILEIGCSSGRHLDRLRDEGYTNLTGIDINDESFDVMAEKYPKLAATGTFHTGAIEDLLPEFPDDAFDVIYSVETLQHIHPENEWVFEELIRVTGDLIITAENEGNSPQRGRGSEKVSYVNDEFPLYHRNWKRVFSDLGLAQLVRERGNRDTVRVFRVL comes from the coding sequence ATGGAACCGGATGACAATCGTCGCACTTGGGCCGAGCGCTCGGGGGCGTATTCGCCCGCCTACTACGCTCGAATCGGGGCGAACGAGGTGAGCGACACCCTTCGCACCGTCTTCGAGTACTACGTCGAGGAGGACGCGGCGATTCTCGAAATCGGCTGTAGTTCGGGACGTCACCTCGACCGCCTCCGCGACGAGGGGTACACGAACCTCACCGGCATCGACATCAACGACGAGTCGTTCGACGTGATGGCCGAGAAATATCCGAAACTCGCCGCGACGGGGACGTTCCACACCGGCGCTATCGAAGACCTCCTCCCCGAGTTCCCGGACGACGCGTTCGACGTCATCTACTCGGTCGAAACGCTCCAGCACATCCATCCGGAGAACGAGTGGGTGTTCGAAGAACTGATTCGCGTCACCGGTGACCTCATCATCACCGCCGAAAACGAGGGGAACAGCCCGCAGCGCGGTCGCGGCTCCGAGAAAGTGAGCTACGTCAACGACGAGTTCCCGCTGTACCACCGGAACTGGAAGCGGGTGTTCTCGGACCTCGGCCTCGCCCAACTCGTCCGCGAACGGGGTAACCGCGACACGGTTCGCGTCTTTCGCGTGCTCTGA
- a CDS encoding DUF58 domain-containing protein codes for MEVTRRYEVGVVLGCLLAGGALLFDQLLLLVGAAGIGASLLVRQYRFTRDVLATADALTVTQSMSQRRVATDEDTSVAVSATLSEPSPLAVAVEPRPPMTATERDPENQSFTLAAGERDATTTFSLRWPVAGKFECEPPTVTLTDPAGLFRSAVPMGDAESVTVAPRRPRALHVGMGGESMSTAFGEHKTGDRGVGLDPAEIRQYVPGDTMRQIDWKATARMNTPHVREFDAETDLSTALVVDHRSSMTTGIEGETKLDYLRHVALAYADNARTNTEPLSLYTVGDAGVTTTRQPDASARHYTDIETRLHDLVSTAVENTTETDPTTNGPSGARAQTPREAREMATHLRSEDSAFGRTLLPYVVESERYVQRIEGDPLYKTVRTYLGGVRGSVMTVILTDDTHRMEVREAVRAARRRSEHVLVFLAPTVLFERGGVGTVESAYEGYVDFEEFRRDLTRIDGVTALEIAPADRIEAILAETRRAKEPAAGGR; via the coding sequence ATGGAGGTGACGCGCCGATACGAAGTCGGGGTGGTGCTCGGCTGTCTGCTCGCGGGCGGAGCGTTGCTGTTCGACCAGCTGCTGCTCCTCGTCGGAGCGGCCGGAATCGGTGCGTCGCTGCTCGTCCGGCAGTATCGGTTCACGCGCGACGTGTTGGCCACCGCCGACGCGCTCACCGTGACCCAATCGATGTCCCAGCGCCGCGTGGCGACCGACGAGGACACGTCGGTCGCCGTCAGCGCGACGCTCTCCGAGCCGTCGCCGCTCGCCGTGGCGGTCGAACCCCGCCCGCCGATGACCGCGACCGAACGCGACCCGGAGAACCAATCGTTCACCCTCGCCGCCGGGGAGCGAGACGCGACGACGACGTTTTCGCTCCGCTGGCCGGTCGCCGGGAAGTTCGAGTGTGAACCGCCGACCGTAACGCTCACCGACCCGGCCGGGCTTTTCCGCTCGGCGGTGCCGATGGGAGACGCCGAGAGCGTGACCGTCGCGCCGCGACGGCCGCGAGCGCTCCACGTTGGGATGGGCGGCGAGAGCATGTCGACCGCGTTCGGCGAGCACAAGACGGGCGACCGCGGCGTCGGTCTCGACCCGGCCGAGATTCGCCAGTACGTGCCGGGAGACACGATGCGGCAGATAGATTGGAAGGCGACCGCGCGGATGAACACCCCGCACGTCCGGGAGTTCGACGCGGAAACCGACCTCTCGACCGCCCTCGTCGTCGACCACCGGTCCTCGATGACGACGGGAATCGAGGGGGAGACGAAACTGGATTACCTTCGGCACGTCGCGCTCGCTTACGCCGACAACGCGCGGACGAACACCGAACCGCTCTCCCTGTACACCGTCGGTGATGCTGGCGTGACGACCACCCGCCAACCGGACGCGAGCGCCCGACATTACACCGACATCGAAACGCGACTGCACGACCTCGTTTCGACCGCCGTGGAAAACACGACGGAGACGGACCCGACGACGAACGGTCCGTCGGGAGCGCGGGCGCAGACGCCGCGTGAGGCCCGCGAGATGGCGACGCATCTCCGGTCGGAGGACTCGGCGTTCGGGCGGACCCTGCTCCCGTACGTCGTCGAGTCGGAGCGATACGTGCAACGAATCGAAGGCGACCCGCTCTACAAGACGGTTCGAACCTACCTCGGCGGCGTCCGCGGGTCGGTGATGACGGTCATCCTCACCGACGATACGCATCGGATGGAAGTTCGGGAGGCGGTCAGGGCGGCGCGACGGCGCTCCGAGCACGTGCTCGTCTTCCTCGCGCCGACGGTGTTGTTCGAGCGCGGGGGTGTCGGAACCGTCGAGAGCGCATACGAGGGCTACGTCGATTTCGAGGAGTTCCGGCGCGACCTCACGCGAATCGACGGCGTGACGGCGCTCGAAATCGCCCCCGCCGACCGAATCGAAGCGATTCTCGCCGAAACGCGACGAGCGAAGGAACCGGCCGCGGGGGGACGGTAA
- a CDS encoding thiamine pyrophosphate-dependent dehydrogenase E1 component subunit alpha, whose protein sequence is MVAINIETEDGQKEALRRMLTIRAFDTKAGELFGDGELPGFVHLYIGEEAVGVGACAALEEDDYITSTHRGHGHCIAKGLDLERMMAELYGKANGYCNGKGGSMHIADVDAGMLGANGIVGAGPPLATGAALTSQVKGEDTVALAFFGDGAVAQGQIHEAINLAATWNLPAVFLVENNQFGEGTPVEKQHNLQNLSETAEAYNIPGFTVDGMDVTAVFEAVKEARKRAVDREGPTFIEADTYRYRGHFEGDQQPYRTDEDIDLWKENDAIESFKERLIDAGTITESEFEEMEADISAQVEEAAKNAKEADYPDPNEAYDDMFNATVPEIDGFAQQMRTDGGEDR, encoded by the coding sequence ATGGTAGCAATCAACATTGAGACGGAAGACGGACAAAAAGAAGCGCTACGTCGGATGCTGACGATTCGAGCGTTCGACACGAAGGCGGGCGAACTGTTCGGTGACGGGGAACTGCCGGGGTTCGTCCACCTCTACATCGGTGAAGAGGCGGTCGGCGTCGGGGCGTGCGCCGCGCTGGAAGAGGACGACTACATCACGAGCACGCACCGCGGCCACGGCCACTGTATCGCAAAAGGACTGGACCTGGAGCGGATGATGGCCGAACTGTACGGTAAGGCGAACGGCTACTGCAACGGCAAGGGCGGTTCGATGCACATCGCGGACGTCGATGCGGGCATGCTGGGCGCGAACGGTATCGTCGGTGCCGGGCCGCCGCTCGCCACAGGGGCCGCGCTCACGTCGCAAGTCAAGGGCGAGGACACGGTAGCGCTGGCGTTCTTCGGCGACGGTGCCGTCGCGCAGGGGCAGATTCACGAGGCCATCAACCTCGCGGCGACGTGGAACCTCCCGGCGGTATTCCTCGTCGAGAACAACCAGTTCGGCGAGGGGACCCCGGTCGAAAAGCAACACAACCTCCAAAACCTGAGCGAGACGGCGGAGGCGTACAACATCCCCGGCTTCACGGTCGACGGGATGGACGTGACCGCCGTCTTCGAAGCCGTCAAGGAGGCCCGAAAGCGCGCGGTGGACCGCGAGGGACCGACCTTCATCGAGGCGGACACCTACCGCTACCGCGGTCACTTCGAGGGCGACCAACAACCGTATCGAACCGACGAGGACATCGACCTCTGGAAGGAGAACGACGCCATCGAGTCGTTCAAGGAGCGACTCATCGACGCCGGAACCATCACGGAATCGGAGTTCGAGGAGATGGAAGCCGACATCAGCGCACAGGTGGAGGAGGCGGCGAAGAACGCCAAAGAAGCGGACTACCCCGACCCGAACGAGGCCTACGACGACATGTTCAACGCAACAGTACCGGAGATAGACGGCTTTGCACAGCAGATGCGGACCGACGGAGGTGAGGACCGATGA
- a CDS encoding alpha-ketoacid dehydrogenase subunit beta: protein MSTESAPSSGPSQTEEMTVREAIRLAMREELDRDDDVFVIGEDVGEFGGVFEVTSGLVDEYGEDRIRDTPISEAGFMGAAVGAAATGTRPVVEIMFADFLGVCSEQIINQMAKNRYMFGGKTEMPVTVRTTEGGGMGAASQHSGTLHTWFAHFPGIIAVAPGTPRAAKGLLKSAIRSDDPVFVFENKAMYEQTGEVPLDEDYTIPLGTAKVEREGDDVTVVATQRLVGESLDLADELAGETSVEVIDLRSLYPLDTDTLVESVNKTGRLVIADESPLSYGTHAEVATRVMENAFFSLDAPIQRVGVADVHIPFSPALEEEVLPDADDVKAAIDRIV, encoded by the coding sequence ATGAGCACGGAAAGCGCGCCGTCGTCCGGACCGTCCCAGACGGAGGAGATGACGGTACGGGAGGCGATTCGCCTGGCGATGCGGGAGGAACTGGACCGCGACGATGACGTCTTCGTCATCGGCGAGGACGTCGGCGAGTTCGGCGGCGTCTTCGAGGTGACGAGCGGTCTCGTGGACGAGTACGGCGAGGACCGAATCCGGGATACGCCGATAAGCGAAGCCGGATTCATGGGCGCGGCAGTCGGTGCGGCGGCGACCGGGACGCGACCCGTCGTCGAAATCATGTTCGCGGACTTCCTCGGCGTCTGCTCGGAGCAGATAATCAACCAGATGGCCAAGAATCGGTACATGTTCGGCGGCAAGACCGAGATGCCGGTGACGGTTCGAACGACCGAGGGTGGCGGCATGGGTGCGGCCAGTCAGCACTCCGGCACGCTGCACACGTGGTTCGCCCACTTCCCGGGCATCATCGCCGTGGCCCCCGGAACGCCGCGGGCCGCGAAGGGGTTGTTGAAGTCGGCTATCCGCTCGGACGACCCCGTGTTCGTGTTCGAGAACAAGGCGATGTACGAGCAGACGGGCGAGGTACCGCTCGACGAGGACTACACCATCCCGCTCGGGACGGCCAAGGTCGAGCGCGAGGGTGACGACGTGACGGTCGTCGCGACCCAACGACTGGTCGGCGAATCGCTCGACCTCGCGGACGAACTCGCGGGCGAGACGAGCGTCGAAGTCATCGACCTCCGGTCGCTCTACCCGTTGGACACCGACACGCTCGTCGAGAGCGTGAACAAGACGGGTCGCCTCGTCATCGCGGACGAGAGTCCGCTCTCGTACGGCACCCACGCGGAGGTGGCGACGCGAGTCATGGAGAACGCGTTCTTCAGCCTCGACGCGCCGATTCAGCGCGTCGGCGTCGCGGACGTTCACATCCCGTTCAGCCCCGCGCTGGAGGAGGAAGTGCTCCCGGACGCTGACGACGTGAAAGCGGCCATCGACCGCATCGTATAA